A DNA window from Calliphora vicina chromosome 1, idCalVici1.1, whole genome shotgun sequence contains the following coding sequences:
- the LOC135949589 gene encoding uncharacterized protein LOC135949589, which yields MRVFVILCFVAVACADQLGYNYQPVGHGSDSLPSYAAPQGGADYAAGSQGVPSYAGPQGDLGQASHNDAAYAPQAELDKEFFTYSANEDDFNDPAASNQLANSVKQGLRVVFIKGPENKGLEDAALALAKQAADQKTAIYVLNKQADLGNLADKLNNLNKNSNNKPEVHFVKYRTPEDAANAQKAIQGQYDSLGGPSQSHNGGVAPVLNFASQAPVSNHGAASSPSSSYIPPASGSIASGPSASYLPASIFRRSRL from the coding sequence ATGCGCGTATTTGTGATACTTTGCTTTGTGGCTGTGGCCTGTGCCGATCAATTGGGTTACAATTATCAACCTGTTGGTCATGGCTCTGACAGCCTACCAAGTTATGCAGCACCACAAGGTGGAGCCGATTATGCTGCTGGATCTCAAGGCGTTCCTAGCTATGCTGGTCCTCAAGGTGATTTGGGTCAAGCTTCCCATAATGATGCCGCTTACGCTCCTCAAGCTGAACTCGACAAGGAATTCTTCACCTACAGTGCCAACGAAGATGACTTCAATGATCCCGCTGCCTCCAACCAATTGGCCAACTCTGTGAAACAAGGTCTTCGTGTTGTTTTCATTAAGGGCCCCGAAAACAAGGGACTTGAAGATGCTGCCCTCGCCTTGGCCAAACAAGCTGCTGATCAAAAGACCGCCATCTATGTGCTTAACAAACAAGCCGATCTCGGTAACTTGGCTGACAAATTGAACAACCTCAACaagaacagcaacaacaaacccGAAGTACACTTTGTCAAGTACCGCACTCCCGAAGATGCTGCTAACGCTCAAAAGGCCATTCAAGGTCAATACGATTCATTGGGAGGTCCTTCTCAATCTCATAATGGTGGTGTAGCTCCTGTTTTGAACTTTGCTTCCCAAGCTCCTGTTTCCAACCATGGTGCTGCTTCCTCACCATCTTCATCATACATTCCTCCTGCATCTGGTTCTATTGCATCTGGTCCAAGTGCTTCTTACCTTCCAGCTTCCATTTTCCGCCGTTCCCGTTTGTAA